A stretch of the Octopus bimaculoides isolate UCB-OBI-ISO-001 chromosome 8, ASM119413v2, whole genome shotgun sequence genome encodes the following:
- the LOC106867170 gene encoding plasminogen activator inhibitor 1 RNA-binding protein, whose translation MENQYGIVVSNKYALFYDDADPLDMLHQQEAKVKKKDTVKKEVDKSKANKANNKSTKKPVAPSPQESKSKAPEQSSQRRDVVESNRRESAPRGQNRGRGRSFRPNRETESKDSNEFGDNETERRPPRRRDDFSSDYRLLMSNQIYFYICSGVKAVEKKEGGGSHNWGTMKDDMEEQLKETETQEWSAQAEDAENQDPNETTAETTEANPEVPDEEQIVKQMTLDEWKALEKKNRVKTEFNIRKPNEGVDESQWKKTYVLKKKESDDEDEDEDEDEGYEDEPRRGKNILHNIKITFNDSPRRGRGGGRRGRGSGAERGGGERGTGGRGGGRAISRAEKKGGPRESAPCMDDENDFPRLVHTAA comes from the exons ATGGAGAACCAGTACGGCATAGTTGTTTCCAACAAGTATGCGCTTTTCTACGATGATGCTGATCCACTGGATATGCTTCATCAGCAGGAAGCTAAAGTGAAAAAGAAGGACACAGTTAAAAAGGAAGTGGATAAGTCCAAAGCTAATAAAGCTAATAATAAATCCACCAAAAAGCCAGTTGCACCCAGTCCGCAGGAATCCAAATCAAAGGCACCAGAACAGAGTTCACAGCGGAGAGAtg TGGTAGAAAGCAATAGAAGAGAAAGTGCCCCTCGCGGTCAGAACAGAGGACGAGGAAGAAGTTTCCGGCCGAATCGAGAGACCGAATCCAAAGATTCCAATGAATTTGGGGACAATGAAACAGAGCGCCGACCTCCTCGGCGAAGGGATGATTTCTCGTCTGATTATCG TTTGCTGATGTCTAAtcagatatatttttacatttgcagTGGAGTAAAGGCAGTTGAGAAAAAGGAAGGTGGTGGTTCCCACAATTGGGGAACAATGAAAGATGATATGGA GGAGCAGCTCAAGGAGACTGAAACTCAGGAGTGGAGTGCCCAAGCAGAGGATGCCGAAAACCAGGATCCTAA TGAGACCACTGCAGAGACCACGGAGGCCAATCCTGAAGTGCCTGACGAAGAGCAAATCGTCAAGCAAATGACTCTGGACGAATGGAAGGCCCTGGAAAAGAAAAACCGTGTAAAAACTGAGTTCAACATCCGCAAGCCCAATGAAGGGGTTGATGAGTCTCAGTGGAAGAAGACCTACgttctgaaaaagaaagaatctgatgatgaggatgaagatgaggatgaggacgaa GGTTATGAAGATGAACCTCGTCGTGGCAAGAACATCCTCCACAACATCAAGATTACATTTAATGATTCCCCACGCCGTGGACGTGGTGGTGGCAGACGTGGACGTGGAAGTGGTGCGGAAAGAGGTGGTGGAGAAAGAGGCACAGGTGGCCGTGGAGGTGGTCGTGCAATCAGCAGAGCAGAGAAGAAAGGTGGACCACGTGAATCTGCTCCATGCATGGATGATGAGAATGACTTTCCTCGTCTTGTCCACACTGCAGCATGA